The stretch of DNA AGAAAATGCTGAAGATTGATTCAGATAGATCTTTAAAATCGGTAAATCCGTTTCTATGCTTTCCTTGTGTATGTTTTCTGTATAAGGGATAATAGGTGGGTCATCCGGACTTAGTGTTAATGAAAATGTGAGTTGGTCACCAATACTATTTCCTATTACCTGCAAATCTACCGTATGCCAACCTTTATTACCTGTTAATTCGCCTTTAAAAAATCTCGAATGCGGTAATGAGGATGTATCAGCAAAAGTAGTGGTACCATTGGCAAAGGTTACGGTTATCGTTACTGTTCGTTGTCCTTCGTTTAAGAACAGTAGATTAGACACAATTGCAAAACCTGTAGTAGCCTCTTTTATAGTTTCGGGATTGCCAAAGGTAAACCAGCTTTTATCAACCGAAACCAGCTTGGCTCCCTGACCATCTTCTGAAGCTGAAATTGGCGATGCCACTAGCAACTCTTTTGATTTATTTAGAAATTGAATGGATTGAATTTGTTCTACTACTGCTTTATTAAACACTACATCCTCAACCAACGCATAACTAAGTTCTTTCCCGGTTATGCTGTCTTTTCCGCCCTTAAATAGTGTTCCTTTGGTTAATAAATGTTTAGGAACAGGTTTCTGCAATTCAAGCAATAAATGGGCTTTGTCGGTTTCTGCTTTTTTATTAACCAACTGCAACACTTCTTTATAATAAAAGTCGAGATGTCGTTTGGTATAGTTGTTTAATTCATCTTGTGCTTTTGCAAATAGCTTTACAAAAGCAATGACTAATGCATAATGAGGAGTGTGTGATGGATAATCTTCAAGTGTTTTTTCAAACAGTACTGCGGATTTTTCTGCCAGTGTGGCTATTGCTTTTAGCAAGGATTCGATCTGGGCATTAAAGAAATTATGGTTGATACTATAAACTACCTTATCTTTTACACTTGGTAAGGAAGGAGGCACCGTTAATCCGGTAACCGGAAGTGGAAGCGTCCATTCTGTTCCCAGATCGGTTAATGCAAAACTACTACTTGAGGCTGTGTTAATTGGCGCCGCACTATCGATATCTGTGCCCGTATTTAATAGGCCATCGGTGTTAAAATTGTCATATAATTTTTTGAGATTAACGGCAGGAAGCAATAGTTTAGTTTTTATCAGATTTTCGATTTCCTGCTTAAACTCATAAGATTCGGGCAATAGATGGTATTGCTCGGTAACGATCTTTAACAAGGAAAAAAGAAGGTCGAATACGTATTTAAACTCTTTTTTAACTTCCGCATCTGTTCCGCTAAGCCTGATTTTTTTATATACTAATTTCTTATAATCCGAACATTTTCGGGAATCTAAACGCATTAAAAAGGCCAGGGTAACGCTTATGTCCATTTTCATGAATGGTTCCCAATCTCCAGCTAAACTATTTGTAGTGTTATAGTAATTTAAATAGGTGGAGTAACGTCGCAGAAAAAGCAAGATATCTGCTGCTTGTCTTTCATCTGCTTTGGCAAATGAGGTAGACAAGGCGGATAACACCCTGGTTAGGACACTGGTTCCCTCTCTCTGCAATGGATTTTTCTCGTTACATGCCATAATGTACAGCTTACTAACTTATTTCCTGATCTCTGTTCCTTCTGTTTTATAATACGGATAAACAAAATTGAACCTCGAATTAGTCGACCTGACGGTATATTCCACTGTTATCAATATCTTTCCCTGCAATTCTTCAGAATCGTCCAGGTCTATCTTATTTACATCTATTCTTGGTTCATAATATAAAATTGCAGTGGCTATCAGGTCTTTGATGTAGGTTTTAAAGGTAGTGGTAAGTGGTTCGAACACCAGCTCGTCGAGGTTGCAACCATAGGTTGGTTGCATAACCCGCTCTCCTTGCCTGGTAGCCAATAAAATACCAAGACTACTGTTAATGTCTTCTACATCACTGATCATCACTACTGCAGAAGTTATATCATCAAACTGCGGTGGAAATCCCCACCCTGTTCCCAGAAATGATCTTTTTGCATCCATTTCTTATCCCCCTATTATAACTGTCGGGCATCCAATTACAATTGTTCCTCCGTGTGCAGTTGTATCTCCCATCCTTGCTGCCGGCTTCCCTCCGATAAATACAGAGGATGAACCTTTTACAATTAAATCAGGCGGGCCTGTACACACACACATGTCTCCAACCGTTGCGGCAGGCAACCCTCCAATAAGCACTGTAGGCACTCCAGCAGGGAGTATAGGCCCGCCAACATGGGGTACCACTCCGGTAACCATCGGACAAACATGCATATCAGATACTCTTGCTGCCAGTGACATGATTTATTGTTTTTGTTCTATAATTCATTTCTCCCTCCGTCGGCTGAAGTCAGACGGCAATGAAGCTCTTGTTGAATCATCTATTATAATTATCCATTCCGTAGGCTGAAGCCAGACGGCAATGAAGCTCTTGCTTAATCTCCTATTTTAATCTAATGCTTAGTTGATCTTCACCACTCCGCCTTTTATTTCTGTTGCTCCTCCTCCTGAAATTTTCACAGATGCACTCCCCTGCGCTTCCAGACTTGTATCTGATTTTATGGAGATTTTCTTTGCCTCGAGTGAAAGTGATGTGCCTGCCTTTATTTTTATTTCTTTTGATGCTTCTATGGTAATTCCGGAACTCCCCATTACTATTTTGTTGCCGTTTCCATCTTTAAGGGTAATTGTTCCGCTATCATCATTCATTTCAAAAGACCTGCTTCCCGGTGTTTGTATGATTACGCTTTTTTTATCATCGTCAAACAGAAGCTTAATTTCAGAACGTGATACATAGCCTTTTTCATTATTATTCTTCTTAGGCTCTAAAGGTGATGATTTAGCACTACTATGTAGCATTCCGAGTATTACAGGGTTTGAAGGATCGTCGTTGATAAATCCTACAATTACTTCATCATCAATCTCGGGCCTGAAGAATGTTCCCCTTTTGTTTCCTGCGTCTAATGTTGCAACACGAGCGTGCAATCCTTCTGCCTTATCATCAACTACAGGTAGCTTAACTTGCACTCTGTATTCTCCATCACTATCTTCAATGTTCGTTACTATACCAATTTGCAACCCTTGAACCGTTGATGGCTGACCAGTTGTGGATGCGGAATGTTGTGGGTTTGTTTGTTCTGAAAAGAACTGTTCATTCCATCCAAGTGTCGCTTCTGTTATCCAGCACCCATCGGTATATTCTTGTTGTACAGCTGAAACAAAGTGAAACCCCTCAAAGGCATTTCCAACTCCGCTTAATTCGATAAAATCTCCAGGCAAAACGGTTATATCCGTTCTTGCGATGTACTTCACTTTGCCTTTAATACCCGACAAGTCTTGCTTTATTTTTTTTGTCTTGGCTAACACCGTTTGCTCTTCTTCCGTAAAAAAGGCCGCAGAACGCATTTCAAAACCTTTGGAAACATTTTTACTTTGATCCTCTTTCTCCTCTACAATCTTTTCATCGTTTCCCGAAACTCTTACTTTTTGTTCCTTAAAATCCCAGCACAAGGTTTTCACCTCATCACTTCGGATTCGAGAATCTTTATCAGCACTAAACTCAAGTATGTTTTTACCATGAATGAGTTTTAGCATTTCTCCTGATTCATTCGTTGGCGGATTTTGTATTGCTAATTGTTTTATCTTAACTCCAGCACTGGAGATGACACATATCATACCCGCCACATCAATTCTTCCAATCATAAAATCCCAGTCCGAGATGTTGGATTGGACCAGTTGTTCATGTTTGAGGTCGATGGAAGCAACCTTTTCGGTTGATATATTATTTTTATTCAGCAGTTCTTCAGCTATTTCAGAAGCGGTTATTTTCTTTTTAAAATGAGCGTTGCTTTTGTTTACGGTCATTTTTATGGTTTCGTCCTTGCACTCGATGGTTAGTTCACAGCAATTATTATTTATCTTGTGTGTATTGGTAACAATGATTCCGGTGAAGAGAAATTTATCATCATCCGATTGTCCGTTTCTAAAATATCCCAGCTCAATTTCAATTTTCTTTCCGGGTACAAATTGTCCGGTTGAGCTAATCGAAAAATCCTGTTTGCTGGCTTCACCATCGATAACAACAAGATTAGCTGTAGGTATTTTATTGATTTCCTGAAGAATGGTTAAAGAGGTAACATGGTACTGACGGGATATTTCTTCTCCATCTACCTTAATCAACAAGGTTACCACATCCATCTTGTCTTCTACCAAAACTGTATTATCGGTTGATGCCATTGTATTAAAATAAATTCTAAAATGATTAAACCGTGCAAAAACACGATTCGGTAAATTATCTTCTTCAGTCACCTTCAGTGGGGCTCACTTTTTTTCTCCAGCAAAAAAAAGTAAGCAAAAAATGCCGTCGCTGCGTATAGTTCTCCCGCAGTTTCTACTAGTACTTTCGTACGAACTGCCGAACTATACAAGGCGAGTTTTGCACTTTTGATAATTATTGCATTTTATTTTTTTAACATAAATCGAATCATTGTATTAATCTATTCTGGGAAATAATACCCGTTCACCAGGTTTTATCTTTCTAAAACTGTCCAGCCTGTTAAAAGCTGCCACATCTGTATAATAATCCTGATTATTGTAAATGTTATGTGTCATGAGTGAAAGTCTGTCGCTAGCGGTTATTATGCGTTCATGGGTAATATCCGGACTTTGCGAGTTTTCTTTGGCGACTCTAAGCTCTTCGGTTACCGTTCCTTTGAATGTGCATTTGGCAATGGCTCGTAGAGGTGTTCCGTCCGGTTTAAAAAGTTTGAATTCAATATCCAATGCAATAAGCACTCCTTTGAAAAGAAGCGTTCCCCAAATGATTTTCAAATAATTTGGCCTGTGTTTCTCTCCATTATACTCAAAGATCTTTTTCTTAAAATCATCCAATTGTTCTGCAACTGTTAAGGATGAGACCGATGAGTTTTCAGTAGCTGCATCTTTGAATGCTCCGGTTCTATCAAACAAGAAATCAAAATTGAAATCTTGTGGCGGCATTTTGTTGAACTTCAACGCCACTCCGGATGTTCCCGGAGCTTGTGTATCGCAAAATTCAATCTTGTATTTATACGTATAGGTTTCTGGGTTAATTAACGCATAGAACTTCCCTCCTACAGGTTCGTTTAGGTCCGGATCCTTATAGGCCTGGATGTATAGTTTCTCTATTTTTCCAAACTCGAGAGCCATTATCGTTCACTTTTTTGACGAAGAATGCGAAGTACTTTATCAGTTACTTCTTTTGTAATTTCTTTTTTCAGTTTGTTTATATCTTCCTGCTTAAAGCTTGCACCTGAATTGGTTTCTTTATCCCGATTGGTGATGATGGCTTTTATGTGCAGTTCTTTGATTTCAATGGGCATAGTTTTAATTGATTTAGTTGGCTTCTCTTCTTCCTTTATTTAAAGTCATTTAAGAAATTACACCGTCTAAGATTTGCTTTATTTCCATTTACTTAATTTCTCTTCATTTCTTTTGCTTGCCCAAAAGAAACGAAGCAAAGAAAAAGGCACAAAATCCTAATGCTTTCCCCCACATAACCTTGCGCATGGCCGGCCGGATTTTGATTCCCTCCGCTCTTTCTCTTATATCATTAGTATATCATTCAAACACTGATAATATTGAAATACTGATAGCTCAATGTTATTGATTCGACTACTATTGAATTTTCCTGGGCATTGAATCCTGATACAGACCATTTCTTGGGAATTGCGTTTACTATATACCAGCTTTGGAGTGGAACGTGTTGCTCATTAAGCAATGAAACTGTTAGGTTTACAGGTTCAAAAACAAAGTTTTCCAATGCATTTCTGCACCACAACAGAATTCCTGATCCAATGAACATTCCTCTTTTCAGTGTTATATCGGCATACCTTGTCCTTTTGGGGGCTTGCCAGGTAAACCTGTTCTGCCCTCCTTCAGCAAATGATTCCATTTCTATTTCGGCATCTAATCCGCTTACTTCCTGGAAACGGGAATCATTTGGCGATTCTGGAAAAAGTTGGAATATCACCAAAAAATGAAATCCTACCGGTGGATACTCAATCATTAAGCTTCATTTTGAATGGTTAATCCTTCATGCGCCAATTCAATTGTCTCAATTGCAACTTCATTGCCATCTGCTTTCAGATCAGTTGATTGCACTTTCACAGGCCAGGCGTTTTTAATTTTCCAAACTACAACAGGCTCATGGTTTTCATTTAACAAGGAAATAATCACATTTCTGCGTTCAATTGTGTTCAATGCAACCGTGTTCCACCAGGTGTAATAATCATTATCACCTTGAAAAGTGCCACGCTTCATCGTGATATTGGAGAATTTTTGCATGCCGGGCATTTTTATTTTATGATATTCCGGACTAGCGCCGTCTCTATATTCAATTACTTCGGTAGAAACTTCAAGACCTGTTACTTCGGTGAAACCAATTTTTGCGCCGCCCCACTCAACCTGGAAATGAAATTTCGGAATTGGGTATTGTGCCATATCAGTTTTATTTAGTGTGAATAATAGTTGTGACGAATTTTATTTATTCTCAACTTTCTTGTAGTTTATGCATAAAGCGAAGAATGATAAATTCTGCAGGCCGTACCGCTGCCATACCGATCTCTACAATCAGTTTTCCATCAAGAATGTCTTGTGCAGTCATTGTTTGTCCGAGTCCGCATTTGACGAAAAAAGCATGTTCCGGTTTAGCACCTGCCAGTGCCCCCTGACGCCACAGCAGCGTAAGGTAATTTTCAATCATGGCCCTAACTTTCGTCCATGTATTGGCATCATTAGGCTCAAAAACAAACTGTGCTGTAGCCTTTTTGGCAGATTCTTCTACCATAATGAAAAAACGACGAACCGGAATAAACCGCCATTCACTGCTGTTGCCATCAAGTGTTCTGGCCCCCCACACTACAATCCCTTTTCCGTTAAATGGCCTGATCGCATTTACTGATTTACCGGTCCCCGGATCAATGTTCATCGAAGCTTGTTCATCGTCCGTAACAAAATCCATCACATCCAATACAGACACCAACGGCACATTTGCCGGAGCCTTCCATACGCCTCTGTTGGCATCTGTTCCTGCAATCACTCCTGCTATTGCCGGCGTTGGCGGCAGCACAGGATTCAGGGTTCTTTTTATAGCGTCTCTGGCAGCATAGTAGGCAATGCTTTCATTCGGAAGTAAAGCGTTTAAAAATGTGTTGGTAGCCGGACCACCATTTTTCACCAACTTCACTTTTACCTGATTTTCCAGGTATTGGTATTCATAGTTGGTTTTAAGATTCGGATAGTAAGCCGCAGCATAATTAAGGTCCTTATTTAGCCCTACTGTAGTTCTGAAATTATTGATATTGGTAGTTGTATCTACAGCTGTATTGTCAACCACATCTACCAATGTAAACCTGTCTTGCAATTTTGCACACTGATTAACAGCTTTTTGCATCAGCGCATAAAAAGTTGCTGGCGTAGCAATAGCCTGTCCTTCAGGAATTACAAACAAAGTTGGCTCATCATATGCTTCCAACGCCTTGATCCCATTGTCAAGATCTGTATCTGAAATTCCTACCGTTGAAGACGGTTTTACAGAAACGATGTAACACGGACCACCCCCATTATCGAAATACAGGCGAAGTGCATAATACATATTATGCGCATTGGGAGCTGCTGCCAATTTTGCAACGGCAGTAACAGAAACTGAAGGGGTGGTGGTGAGTGTAACATCCACCGTAATATTCTTTTCATTTTCGGCTTTCCCAAAGCGCTGCTCATATTCTTTCAGGTTGAAAATCTTAACAGGAACAATTCCTACTAAGGGAATTCCTTGTTCGTCAACCGCTTTCTCTGTATAGCCAATAAAGGCAGGTATTGCAGTGGAAACCTGCGCAATCGAAGGCGGTAAAACAGAAATCTCATTTATATATACACCAGGTGTTGCAATAGCAGACTCGTTCATGGTATAAAATTTTGATTGTTAAACAATTATTTTCAAATTCTACTTTTAAATCGTATGGTAAATACTGGTGCCGGATTAAACAGTTTATCACCGGTATCTAAAACCTTGTAACTATTATTTATTACTCCCGTCCTTTGAATATCAATTGCTGCAAAACAATTAACATCAAGTAGTATGGCAGCACTATCTTTCAGATCGGCATTGCTGGCAACTTGTTCTACTCCCGGAAGTTTCTTCCAGAATGCAGTATCGGATAATGCAATGCTTTGACTGGCCAATACAGTTTTTATGGGACTGAATAAATTGCTTCCGCTTTTTACTAAAGTGCCTATGGAATAATCTTTTGCGGCAGAATGATTCTCTACAGGAGTTGTAAGCAAGGTGAAACCACCACTTATATTGTTAACCTGGTTAGAAAAGCGATAAGCTTCTTTACTTCCGGTTGCTACCACGTAGGTTTTAGCCAAAAAATCACTACTACTGTACAGTAGAAATCGGATTTTCATATCTGCGGGCATCGTAATAAGTGGTATTTTAGGTTCTTCTGTCGGCGGATTAAAAAATGCGGTTTCCACAAAACAAGTCAAGGTATTTTGACTAAATTGATAGCTGATCCTGTTGTTCAAAAACAACTCTGTTGTAGCTGCGTCAGCTGCAATATTGATATGCTGATCGATAAAACTCTTTTGAGGTGTTTCATAAGCAGGATGAGCGAACTTAATCACGAATAATTCGCGGTAAATGATCTTTACCGTTTCGCCCACCCTTTGTATAGTAAACACCGTCATAATTCAGTTTTAAAAATTTAAAATGATCTCTTTAACAGGCGGTCCTTCCATATCGGTAATGCTATCAATGGTTACCATGCGAACCCGGTACATTACAGATGGATAATATTTACCTCCCAATACCGACCATATTTCATGCAATTGTTGAAGGTTCAATGTCACCATTTCCAGTATCAGTTTTTCAATATTGGGATGTAATGCAGGGGTATTGGAATGATCGAACACAAATTTCTTCTGGAAAAATTCAATCACATGCTGAAGGTTTTGCAATGACATTCCATACGCTGAAGTTGGTTTTACAGAAGTAAACAGTAAGGTAAAGTATAAGTGAATGGCAGGATTCTTTTTCAGTATTGTGTTATCTTTTTTAACGTAATAATCAAGTTCACGGGAAATCCTGTTTTCTTCAATATTTATTAAGGAGATGATGATGTCTGAATTTGCACCGTTAGACAGGTCATTTACGATCTCGGTGATATTACCCAGATCAACTGTAACGGGAAACGAACTCAACTCATTACTTAATTCTTGTTGAATAATATTGACAGCTGGAAAAATCATGAGAGCATATTAAAGCTGTAAACAATACTTTGATTTTTGAACCAGGTTATCCCCGTAAAAAGGCAGAACACCACCTACAATGTAAGTCTGATGGAATTATGCAGATGCAATTTCCCGGTTATCTGTTTTTCCACAGGAAAGTTGTAATACTTTCCGGCAAATAGTTGAAAGTAGAAATAATCTAAATTTATGATTATTAGGTAAATAGAAAAAATATTTAATTAAATATAGATAAATTCCAACATAAATCAAATGGTTAAATTAGAAGAACCTGATTGTGGGGTTAAATTTAATTTCTGTCGTTATGAAAAAGCTACTCCTCCTCACCTTTTCTGCTTTCATCTTAAACATTGCTATTGCCCAACCAAAACTTAAAACCAGGAACATCATACTAATAACTCTTGATGGCTTCCGTTGGCAGGAATTATTTAAGGGTGCAGATTCAACATTGATCAACGATAAAGATTATACTACCAATTTTGGCAGAGTAAGCGAGCAATTCTGGGCCGAAACCCCACAAGAACGCCGACAAAAGTTAATGCCTTTTGTTTGGCAAACGATTGCCCGTAATGGTCAGCTGTATGGAAATCGCGACTTGAATAATAAAGTGGATATGACTAACCCGCATTGGGTATCTTACCCTGGCTATAGTGAAATACTCTGCGGTTATGTAGATACGCTTATCAGGGGTAATAAAAAAAGGAACAATCCGAATATAACGCTCCTTGAATTCTTAAATAACCGCCACGAGTTTAATGGTAAAATAGCCGTTTTCGGTTCATGGGATGTTTTTCCTTACATTATCAATCAGGAACGATCTAAAATTCCGGTCAATGCAGGATATGCTAAGGTTGAAGGAGACCATTTGAGCACATCCACTAAATTACTAAACACCATGCAAAAACAGGTTCCAACGGTATTTGGAGGTGCACGTTTAGATGTATTTACCCATTACCAGGCAAAGGAATATTTAATTAAACACCATCCAAGAGTGTTATTTATTGGATATGGCGAACCTGATGAATGGGCTCATCAGGGAAATTATGAATATTATCTACAGTCGGTTAACAATATCGATCAATTTATAAGTGATATCTGGAATTATGTCCAGAGCAACACATTTTATAAAGACAAAACAACCTTAATTATCACGACAGATCATGGCCGTGGTGAGGCCCAAAAAGGCAAATGGAAAAGTCACGGAATCAATATAATTGGAGCGGGTGAAGTTTGGTTGGCAGTAATTGGCCCCGATGCAAAACCATTGGGTGAGGTAAAATCAGAGGGCCAGTTATACTCCACACAAATTGCTCAAACAATAAGCAAGTTACTGGGGATTAACTATATGAATACCAGGTCGGTTGGAAAGGCTATTGATTCTGTAATTGAGTGAGGGATTAAATTGTCAAAAAGCATAACTCCTGAAAAAAATTAGCAACAAAAAATGGGGACGAAATACGCCCCCATTATGGTAAAGTCTAATTATGCTATATTAATCAAAGAAGCGAGCAAAAAATCCTTTTTTGTCTCCACTTTTATCACTTTCTGTGATGATGCCTTTGATGTAAGCGTTGTAATCTTTTCCTTTTTCTTCTAAAAAGCCATTAAAGTATTTTTCGCTGGCTGCTACACCACCTACTTTCTCAATCTGAATTAACTTTTCATAAAGCGGTTCTATTAAATCAGTTATTACTGGTTGTGGAACGGCTCTTCTTTTTCCATAATAATTAACGATATCACCCCCAGCCAGTTTAACCTCAAAATCTGTGATCACCCAATAATAACGGCCATTTTTGGCGAGGTTTTTTATAATAGCATGCATATTTCTGCCAGCTTTCAAATTATCCCAAAGAATTTTAAAAATTACTTTAGGCATATCCGGATGGCGGACAATATTTTGAGGTTGGCCCATTAACTCGTGCTCTTCGTAGCCCGACACCTCAATAAATGCATCGTTTGCATACTCAATCACACCTCTGGGATCGGTTTTGCTCATAATTGTCTTGGATTTATCCCATGCAACTTCTTTGTTAACTGGTATCGGCTTTATCATAAAAATTATTTTTAATAACTGCTACTTACTTTTTTTACAAATTTAGCAAAAGTTGTAACATCTAAATTCTGTCACAAGGATAATACACCAAATAAGTAGTTATACTGAGTAAAAAAAACAATATTTTATTAGTAAAAACAGTTGAATTTCGACGTCTTTTTAAGAATAAAATGTATTTATGCACTTGATTCCTATGAATTCAAATACCCTAATAGCATAATTACCAATAACTTAGCTATTTACAACTTAAACTTCATCATCTTTTAACAATTATTTCACAATGGCCAAAAAGATTTGGGCTATAAAATGAAATTATTTGAGAATATCTTTGGGAATAATCCAGATATGACATTCGTCATGTTTTAGAACAGATACTTTTAGAAACTTCGCGTCCTTTTTAAAAATAACCAACTATGAATCCTGACGCTTCACTCTTTCCGAATTATTGTTTTGACTTTTGGCAAAACAGTAAATCTTTCAAATTGAAAATTTCGCTCGTAATAAATCATGCAGGATGATGATTAAATAAAAAATCAACTTTTTTATTTAAATAAATCAAATCGGCATTCCTATCACCCATAATCCTTTGGGCCAAGCAATTACCCTGTAAAAATCGTTTACAGGTTTTTCAAAAATCTCATTAAAGTTTAAGTATGATAAAATATGTGATCAAACGAAATGGTGAATACCAGCCATTTGAAGATTTTAAAGTAAGAGATGCTATTTCAAAGGCCTTTCAAAGTTTGAACTCCGTTACAGATCCGGATATCTGTGAGTTAGCGTTGGCTACTTTAGAATCCAAAAGCGTTTGTGCAATTGAAGAAATTCAAGATTGCATCGAAAAGGCGCTATTTGATAAGGGATATTTTGAGGTCATGAAGTCGTTCATGGTTTATCGTCATACACGAAAATTACAACGAGAACATATCAATGGATTTAATGAGGATACTACGTATGTAAATAGCACACAAACTGTAGAAGAATACATTGCTCAAACCGACTGGCGCATTAATGCAAACGCCAATACTTCTTATTCTAACGCCGGACTCGTAAATAATACGGCCGGAAAGATAATTGCCAATTATTGGTTGGATAAAATCTATTCAAAGGAAGAGGGCTATTCTCATCGTAACGGCGATATCCATATTCATGATTTGGACTGCCTTACAGGTTACTGTGCCGGATGGAGTCTTCGGGTTTTGCTTGATGAAGGTTTTAATGGTGTTCGTACAAGAGTGGAAAGCCGGCCTCCCTCTCATTTTAGGGAAGCGTTGGGACAAATGGCCAACTTTTTAGGCATTCTTCAAAGTGAATGGGCTGGCGCTCAGGCTTTCAGTTCTTTTGATACTTATCTGGCTCCTTATGTCTTTAAAGACCAGCTTTCTTATGCTGATGTATTAAAGGCGATACGAAGTTTTATTTATAATCTTAACGTTCCGGCTCGCTGGGGACAATCACCTTTTACCAATATTACGTTGGATTGGATTGCTCCGCAGGATTTAAAAGATCAGATTCCGACCAAAAATAATCATCACTTGTTTGCTGTTCTGAATAATGAAGACCTTCTTCGTAAAGCCAATGAAAGAGGTGTTGCAAGTCTAACAGATATGACATACGGTCATTTTCAACCGGAAATGAATCTTATCAATAA from Solitalea canadensis DSM 3403 encodes:
- a CDS encoding PAS domain-containing protein, with the protein product MIKPIPVNKEVAWDKSKTIMSKTDPRGVIEYANDAFIEVSGYEEHELMGQPQNIVRHPDMPKVIFKILWDNLKAGRNMHAIIKNLAKNGRYYWVITDFEVKLAGGDIVNYYGKRRAVPQPVITDLIEPLYEKLIQIEKVGGVAASEKYFNGFLEEKGKDYNAYIKGIITESDKSGDKKGFFARFFD